CTTTTCTTAAATCGTCTAAATCATTAAAACCATAAGCTTTAATAACTTTATCTACAGAACCATATTGTTGTGTAAAATACTTGATACTACTATCTACTCTACCAGCAATTTCTGGGTCAGAAACAATAACACTATCAATAACTGCATGATGAGCCAATAATTTTTGTTCCATTAATTCTTCTAACATTTCACAGTCAGAAATTTTAATTTTACCTTCTGATCTTATGTCTATCTCTTGCTTAAATTTATCGATATCAGAATCTAACACAATGTTTTTACCAACCACAACTGCAACACCATCAATTTTAATTTTTTGTGCAAAGGTTGACAAACTCATCAGCCCAAAAAGAGCTGCGAAAAGCGTTAGTTTAGTATATTTTGAAATTGTTGTTTTTTGTTGCATCTTTTACTAATATTTTTTCTATATCTCTAATTAATTCGATTTTACGTCTGTGCAAAATCATTTGTTTTACTGTAGCTTCTATGTGGCTTAATGGTGCTGTATCATTCCGAACCAAAACATCATTAATAGCCACCAAATATAAACCTAATGAATCTTGTTTTTGGAGGAATTTTGTTTTATTTAACAGATTTTCTTTAGAAAATGGTATTTTTAACAAAACCTTATCTAATTGTGTCCAAATTGAATCGTTAAATTGATAATATTTAAAACTTAATTGTTGTTTTTCTAAGGCTTCTAAATCTTCAATTTTATCGGATTGAAAAAGGTCTATAAATTCTTTTTTATTGATGATATTGTTGTCAAAATGAAGGTATTTAATTTTTAATAGTTCTTCGTTTAGCTTAAAGTTTTCTTTATTATTTTCATAAAATGCCTCTATTTCACTTTCACTAATAACAGTATCTAATTGCTGGTTTATAAGCCTTTCTTTATAACTGTTAATTAATAAACTTTCTTTGTAGTCTTTTACTAAAGAATTAATTTCTGTAACTTCTTCTAAAGTACTACTGCTTTCTGCATTACTTAGCAATATTTGTTTTACAGCCCAATCGTTTATGTAACCTTTCACCAAAATAATACTATCTTCTTTGCTGGTGTTATTTGGCACTACATTGGCTAAATCTTCTCTAAAAAGTTTTTCGGTATTTACAATCGCTACAATTTCTGATGTTGTACTTTCTTTTTCTTCAACTTGAAAATATTCGCAAGAAGCAAACACACAAAACATTAAAAAAAGTACTGCAAATTTCCTCATTACTCTTTTTTATAAAATTTAATTAATTTTTTAAGCTCTTTATTATTTACTTCAATCACACTTTTATTTCTTAAATCTGTAATCCATTTTTCCTCTAAAGTATTCTGATAATCATTCATTACCTCTCCTTTTATTTTATCGAATTCTTTATTTTTATATTTAGATAAGTTGGTATCATAATGGTTTTTTAATCCTAAAGTATCTTTAGATGATTTTTCCCATATTTTTTGTTGCATCAACTCAAATAACAATAAACCATCTCTGTATTCTTGTAAAGTATAAGCAAATTCTGGCTCGGTTTTTTCTAGGTTTTCTTTGTAATAACTTAAAATCTCTTTGTCTTTAAACTCGTTAAAAAGTTCATAAACAGGTGCGTTATTTCTATTTTTAATATAGCTTACAAAAGCTTCCTGTTTTATGTCTAACTCATTAATAGTCAATAAAACTTCTTGCAAAGAATCTTTACCAATAGTTCTAATATTTTTATTTTCAAAAATAGTTTTTGCGTTTTCGTTCTCAGAAATTGTATATTTTTTCTTTAATTTAGCAATTACTGCTTTTTCAGATAATTGAGCTCTATCACCAGATTTTACTTTGCTTTTTAATTCATCTTGCATTTCCTCGAAAGTTTTTACAGGATGTTTTTTGATCAACTGTAAAATATGCCATCCAAAAGGAGTTTGAAAAGGTTTAGAATATTCACCTTCTTTTTGCAAACTAAAAGCTACATCTTCAAAAGATTTTACCATTACTCCAGTTCCAAATTGTCTTAATTTTCCTCCTTTAGATTTTGACCCTGTATCTTCAGAAAATTTTCTTGCCAATGTTTTAAACTGCACATCTTTTTCTAATTGATTGTAAAGTGAATCAATAAGTTTTTTTGCATTTTTAGTTTGGTTATTTATCAAAATATGAGCAACTTCTACTTCTCCTTTTGAGGCTCTTAAAGAATCTATTTTTAAAATATGATAACCAAAACGAGTTTTAAATGGTTCTGAAACTTTACCAACTTTGGTATTGTAAGCTGCATCTTCAAAAGGATACACCATTTTAAAAGCAGAAAAATACCCTAAATTTCCTTTGTTAGCTTTTCGTCCACTTTTTTCGTCATCTCTTGCTGATGGATCTTCTGAAGTTTCTTCTGCAACTGCTTCAAAATCTTCGCCTTTTAAGATTCTAGCTCTAATATTCATTATTTTTTGATACGCCTCTAACGTATCTTTTGGTGTGGCGTCTTTTGGCGTTCGTATTAATATGTGTTTTGCTTTAATTTCATTTTTAGTTCTAAAATAAGCATCTTTCACCAATTTATTAATAAAAACAGTATCTTGCATATAAGGTGCAGAAAGCTGATTTCTATACCCCTCAATCTCTTTAATGTAAGAAGGTAAGGTATCCAATTTAATTTGATATGCTTCTTTTACCTTCAATTTATAATTGATAAAAAGATCTAGATTTTTCTCTACATCTTTAGCTTCTTCATTATCTATGGCATCTAAATTTTTCTCGTAAATTCTTTTAAAATCTCCAACTGAAATTTCTTCACCATCAATCGTAATTAAAATTTTATCATTTTGCTGCCCAAGAATCATGCTTGAAACTGCTAAAAACAGTACTAAAACTAATTTTTTCATAAATCTATAATGATATAATTCCTTTAAT
The DNA window shown above is from Polaribacter sp. Hel_I_88 and carries:
- a CDS encoding peptidylprolyl isomerase; the protein is MKKLVLVLFLAVSSMILGQQNDKILITIDGEEISVGDFKRIYEKNLDAIDNEEAKDVEKNLDLFINYKLKVKEAYQIKLDTLPSYIKEIEGYRNQLSAPYMQDTVFINKLVKDAYFRTKNEIKAKHILIRTPKDATPKDTLEAYQKIMNIRARILKGEDFEAVAEETSEDPSARDDEKSGRKANKGNLGYFSAFKMVYPFEDAAYNTKVGKVSEPFKTRFGYHILKIDSLRASKGEVEVAHILINNQTKNAKKLIDSLYNQLEKDVQFKTLARKFSEDTGSKSKGGKLRQFGTGVMVKSFEDVAFSLQKEGEYSKPFQTPFGWHILQLIKKHPVKTFEEMQDELKSKVKSGDRAQLSEKAVIAKLKKKYTISENENAKTIFENKNIRTIGKDSLQEVLLTINELDIKQEAFVSYIKNRNNAPVYELFNEFKDKEILSYYKENLEKTEPEFAYTLQEYRDGLLLFELMQQKIWEKSSKDTLGLKNHYDTNLSKYKNKEFDKIKGEVMNDYQNTLEEKWITDLRNKSVIEVNNKELKKLIKFYKKE